One segment of Pan paniscus chromosome 20, NHGRI_mPanPan1-v2.0_pri, whole genome shotgun sequence DNA contains the following:
- the ZNF576 gene encoding zinc finger protein 576, whose translation MEDPNPEENMKQQDSPKERSPQSPGGNICHLGAPKCTRCLITFADSKFQERHMKREHPADFVAQKLQGVLFICFTCARSFPSSKALITHQRSHGPAAKPTLPVATTTAQPTFPCPDCGKTFGQAVSLRRHRQMHEVRAPPGTFACTECGQDFAQEAGLHQHYIRHARGEL comes from the exons ATGGAGGACCCGAACCCTGAAGAGAACATGAAGCAGCAGGATTCACCCAAGGAGAGAAGTCcccagagcccaggaggcaaCATCT GCCACCTGGGGGCCCCGAAGTGCACCCGCTGCCTCATCACCTTCGCAGATTCCAAGTTCCAGGAGCGTCACATGAAGCGGGAGCACCCAGCGGACTTCGTGGCCCAGAAGCTGCAGGGGGTCCTCTTCATCTGCTTCACCTGCGCccgctccttcccctcctccaaaGCCCTAATCACCCACCAGCGCAGCCACGGTCCAGCCGCCAAGCCCACCCTGCCGGTTGCAACCACTACTGCCCAGCCCACCTTCCCTTGTCCTGACTGTGGCAAGACCTTTGGGCAGGCTGTTTCTCTGAGGCGGCACCGCCAGATGCACGAGGTCCGTGCCCCTCCTGGCACCTTCGCCTGCACAGAGTGCGGTCAGGACTTTGCTCAGGAAGCAGGGCTGCATCAACACTACATTCGGCATGCCCGGGGGGAGCTCTGA